The Henckelia pumila isolate YLH828 chromosome 2, ASM3356847v2, whole genome shotgun sequence genome includes a window with the following:
- the LOC140879456 gene encoding DNA ligase 6 isoform X1, with translation MSAAKSPKPSAISSAALHRTSLSDHSLPPQPPPTQPLTPPPASIPHSKLIPKTRFIVDGFKHADSNFSVSYFLSHFHSDHYTGLTPQWSQGIIYCSPTTARLLHNILNIPEHFIFPLSLSQSVLIDGAEVFLVDANHCPGAVQFLFKVPVSNRKLVEFEKYVHTGDFRYCDEMKNEGVLREFVGADGVFLDTTYCNPKFVFPSQEESIDYIVGVIKNIGVDNEGVSNVKNVLFVVATYVIGKEKILLEISRRCKRKIHVSSRKKAVLRALGLGEDGMFTENELESDVHVVGWNVLGETWPYFRPNFVKMKEIMSEKGYSKVVGFVPTGWTYEIKRNKFAVRSKDSFEIHLVPYSEHSNYNELREYVKFLKPKHIIPTVGADIEKIDSKSANSMRKHFAGLVDEMAIKQNFLMGFTRGVKGVEQVDDDKDCPFASENFLKEEDEVTLSAPCFRNDVTPEGDTKCSFPRQNPVTYSDDMKEDHVEKSVQELRECLPSWVTQCQILDLLTGARGNVVEAVSNFYEHETEFYEQALPSTSVSCTFQESSENQPALSFKPQPINKTNLGDGVLFTQSFKLSGVGDLKKSGFSPGKRKKNIDTKAKKRARADVRQVSNDIKQHSITKFFSKKRSAISEDRKVEVDLSYCSNDQSQFPTDATELHKEDVDQFIQIVNGDESLRNYAATILGEAKGDINTALDLYYSDNIVIGIETKHKLLNSRITMEPESSSSICSVDRNYELSESHRYDIKPNIGCTDLTKDNVSTNYISLPPEQYSPVDHACWRKGQPAPYIHIARTFDLVEEEKGKLKATAMLCNMFRSLLALSPEDVVPAVYLCTNKIAPDHENTELNIGGSIVVAALEEVCGTKKSKISNLYNSLGDLGDVAQLCRRRQSLLAPPPVLTIEGVYSVLRKISTQTGSGSASRKKGLIVNLMCSSRENEIKFLVRTLVRNLRIGAMMRTVLPALAQAIVMNLSHEVTENLKDLLQRLSNAVIEAYNVLPNLDLLIPSLIEKGVEFSPTTLSMIPGTPIKPMLAKISNGAPQVLKLFHGKSFTCEFKYDGQRAQIHKLVDGSVRVFSRNGDETTSKFPDLINIVVDLSAHAAHSFIVDAEVVAVHRKNTLKLLSFQELSSRERGKKGSVIDTEKIKVEICIFVFDIMFANGKQLLDLPLRERRQFMKNLLGEPKPGYFEYATEMTVESRDADVSNEDTLIKMNGFLDNAICASCEGIMVKSLDVAAGYTPSKRSDSWLKVKRDYVEGLNDSLDLVPIGGWYGNGRKAGWYSPFLMACYNPDSEEFQSVCRVMSGFSDAFYIEMKEFFSGDRILAKKPPYYQTSEVPDVWFCAEIVWQLRGADFTLSPVHHAAIGLVHPSRGISVRFPRFIQSVSDRKAEECSTSEDIADLFNLQTRKMDVRIKE, from the exons ATGTCTGCCGCCAAATCACCAAAACCGAGTGCCATATCCTCCGCCGCTCTCCACCGCACCTCCCTCTCCGATCACTCGCTGCCACCGCAACCCCCACCCACCCAACCCCTCACCCCTCCCCCGGCATCAATCCCCCATTCCAAACTCATCCCCAAAACCCGCTTCATAGTCGATGGCTTCAAACACGCTGACTCCAACTTCTCAGTCTCCTACTTCCTCTCCCACTTTCACTCCGACCACTACACCGGCCTTACACCGCAATGGTCTCAAGGCATCATCTATTGCTCACCCACCACTGCTCGCCTCCTCCACAATATACTCAATATTCCGGAACATTTTATTTTCCCGTTGTCACTTTCTCAATCTGTGTTAATCGACGGTGCTGAAGTATTTCTGGTTGATGCAAATCACTGCCCAGGTGCTGTACAGTTTTTGTTCAAAGTCCCGGTGAGTAACCGTAAGCTTGTTGAGTTTGAGAAGTATGTTCACACAGGTGATTTCAGGTATTGTGATGAGATGAAGAATGAAGGTGTGTTGCGTGAGTTTGTTGGTGCAGATGGTGTGTTCTTGGACACCACTTATTGTAATCCGAAGTTTGTATTTCCTAGTCAGGAGGAGTCAATTGATTATATTGTTGGGGTGATAAAAAATATAGGAGTCGATAATGAGGGTGTCTCGAACGTAAAGAATGTGTTGTTCGTAGTTGCGACATATGTTATTGGTAAGGAGAAGATTTTGCTGGAGATTTCACGAAGGTGTAAGAGGAAGATTCATGTCAGTAGCAGGAAAAAGGCAGTATTGCGTGCATTGGGTTTGGGAGAAGATGGCATGTTCACTGAGAATGAATTGGAGAGTGATGTTCATGTGGTTGGATGGAATGTATTAGGTGAGACGTGGCCATATTTTAGGCCTAATTTTGTGAAGATGAAGGAGATTATGAGCGAGAAAGGGTATTCCAAGGTTGTGGGATTTGTTCCAACAGGGTGGACATATGAAATTAAGCGGAACAAGTTTGCGGTGAGGAGCAAAGATTCATTTGAGATTCATCTTGTGCCTTATAGTGAGCATTCAAACTACAATGAGTTAAGAGAGTATGTGAAGTTTTTGAAGCCTAAGCACATAATTCCCACGGTTGGTGCTGATATTGAAAAAATAGATAGCAAGAGTGCTAATTCAATGCGGAAGCATTTTGCTGGATTGGTTGATGAAATGGCTATCAAGCAAAATTTCTTAATGGGTTTTACTCGTGGTGTGAAGGGGGTAGAGCAGGTGGATGATGACAAGGATTGTCCATTTGCTTCAGAAAATTTTCtgaaggaagaagatgaagttaCATTGTCTGCTCCATGTTTTCGAAATGACGTTACACCAGAGGGCGACACAAAATGTTCATTTCCTCGTCAAAACCCTGTTACATATTCTGACGATATGAAAGAAGACCATGTTGAGAAGTCTGTGCAAGAACTTCGAGAGTGCTTACCCAGTTGGGTGACCCAGTGCCAGATTTTGGATTTACTCACTGGTGCCAGAGGAAATGTTGTTGAAGCCGTTTCTAATTTTTATGAACATGAAACCGAATTTTATGAACAGGCACTTCCTAGTACATCAGTATCGTGCACTTTCCAAGAAAGTTCAGAAAATCAACCTGCTCTGTCTTTTAAACCACAACCTATCAACAAAACGAATCTTGGTGATGGTGTTCTTTTCACTCAAAGCTTTAAATTATCGGGTGTTGGAGATTTGAAGAAGAGTGGATTCTCTCcaggaaaaagaaagaaaaatattgaTACCAAGGCAAAAAAGAGAGCTAGAGCTGATGTTAGACAGGTTTCCAATGATATAAAGCAGCATTCCATCACTAAATTCTTTAGCAAAAAAAGGTCTGCCATCTCCGAAGATCGTAAAGTTGAAGTTGATTTGAGCTATTGTAGTAATGATCAAAGTCAATTTCCTACAGATGCTACCGAGCTACACAAAGAAGATGTGGACCAGTTTATTCAGATAGTAAATGGTGACGAATCTTTAAGAAACTATGCTGCCACCATCCTCGGGGAAGCCAAAGGAGACATTAATACGGCCCTGGACTTATATTATAGTGATAATATTGTTATCGGCATCGAAACTAAACACAAGTTACTCAACAGCCGTATAACAATGGAACCTGAAAGTTCAAGCAGCATATGTTCTGTGGACAGGAATTATGAGCTATCAGAGAGCCACAGATATGACATCAAGCCTAATATTGGTTGCACTGATCTAACTAAGGACAATGTGTCTACAAATTACATATCACTTCCACCTGAACAATATTCTCCTGTTGATCACG CTTGCTGGAGGAAAGGACAGCCTGCTCCATACATTCATATAGCTCGAACTTTTGATCTAGTTGAGGAAGAAAAGGGGAAGTTGAAAGCTACAGCAATGCTATGCAACATGTTTAGAAG TTTACTGGCCCTTTCACCTGAGGATGTAGTACCTGCTGTGTATTTGTGCACAAATAAGATCGCTCCTGACCATGAAAATACG GAACTGAATATTGGTGGTAGCATTGTTGTTGCAGCCCTGGAAGAGGTTTGTGGGAccaaaaaatctaaaataagcAATCTTTATAATAGCCTTGGCGATCTAG GTGATGTGGCTCAACTTTGCCGACGGAGGCAGTCTCTCCTTGCTCCTCCGCCGGTGCTTACGATTGAAGGAGTGTATTCTGTTCTCCGAAAGATAAG TACGCAAACCGGTAGCGGCAGTGCAAGCAGGAAGAAAGGTCTAATTGTGAATCTCATGTGCTCGAGTAGAGAGAACGAGATTAAATTTCTCGTCAGAACTTTG GTTAGGAATCTAAGAATTGGAGCTATGATGAGAACCGTTCTGCCTGCTTTAGCTCAGGCTATTGTGATGAATTTGTCTCATGAAGTTACTGAAAATTTGAAGGATCTTCTTCag CGTCTCTCCAATGCAGTAATCGAGGCATATAATGTACTTCCCAACTTG GATTTACTTATCCCATCCCTGATTGAAAAAGGGGTTGAATTTTCGCCCACAACTTTATCAATGATTCCTGGCACACCAATCAAACCGATGCTTGCGAA GATTTCTAACGGAGCTCCTCAGGTGCTGAAGCTCTTCCATGGCAAATCATTCACTTGTGAATTTAA GTATGATGGCCAACGTGCTCAAATTCACAAATTAGTAGACGGTTCTGTACGTGTTTTTTCGAGGAATGGTGATGAAACCACATCAAAATTCCCTGATTTAATCAACATAGTTGTGGATTTATCTGCTCATGCAGCACATTCATTTATTGTGGATGCAGAG GTGGTTGCAGTTCATAGAAAGAACACTTTGAAGCTCTTGTCATTTCAAGAACTATCTTCCAGGGAGAGAGGGAAGAAAGGATCAGTGATTGATACTGAGAAAATAAAG GTTGAAATATGCATTTTTGTCTTTGACATCATGTTTGCAAATGGAAAGCA GTTATTGGATCTACCTTTGCGTGAAAGACGGCAAT TTATGAAAAATTTACTTGGAGAACCAAAGCCAGGTTACTTTGAGTATGCAACAGAAATGACG GTGGAATCCCGGGATGCTGATGTAAGTAATGAAGACACGTTGATAAAGATGAATGGTTTTCTTGACAATGCCATTTGCGCATCGTGTGAAGGCATCATGGTAAAATCTCTTGATGTTGCTGCTGGATACACTCCATCAAAGCGTTCTGATTCTTGGTTGAAG GTCAAGAGAGATTATGTTGAAGGACTAAATGATTCTTTGGACTTGGTTCCCATCGGTGGTTGGTATGGAAATGGAAGAAAAGCTGGATG GTACAGCCCGTTCCTGATGGCCTGTTATAATCCCGATTCTGAGGAATTTCAGAGTGTTTGCCGCGTCATGTCTGGATTTTCAGACGCTTTCTATATAGAG ATGAAAGAGTTCTTTTCCGGTGACAGAATCCTAGCCAAAAAACCACCATACTATCAAACCTCTGAGGTACCCGATGTTTGGTTTTGTGCAGAAATTGTGTGGCAATTAAGGGGTGCTGACTTCACTCTGTCACCCGTACATCATGCTGCCATCGGTTTAGTCCATCCGTCTCGCGGTATATCAGTCAGGTTTCCGAGATTTATTCAATCTGTATCCGATAGAAAGGCTGAAGAATGTAGCACAAGTGAAGATATTGCAGACTTGTTCAATCTCCAGACAAGAAAAATGGACGTGAGAATCAAAGAATGA
- the LOC140879456 gene encoding DNA ligase 6 isoform X2, with protein MSAAKSPKPSAISSAALHRTSLSDHSLPPQPPPTQPLTPPPASIPHSKLIPKTRFIVDGFKHADSNFSVSYFLSHFHSDHYTGLTPQWSQGIIYCSPTTARLLHNILNIPEHFIFPLSLSQSVLIDGAEVFLVDANHCPGAVQFLFKVPVSNRKLVEFEKYVHTGDFRYCDEMKNEGVLREFVGADGVFLDTTYCNPKFVFPSQEESIDYIVGVIKNIGVDNEGVSNVKNVLFVVATYVIGKEKILLEISRRCKRKIHVSSRKKAVLRALGLGEDGMFTENELESDVHVVGWNVLGETWPYFRPNFVKMKEIMSEKGYSKVVGFVPTGWTYEIKRNKFAVRSKDSFEIHLVPYSEHSNYNELREYVKFLKPKHIIPTVGADIEKIDSKSANSMRKHFAGLVDEMAIKQNFLMGFTRGVKGVEQVDDDKDCPFASENFLKEEDEVTLSAPCFRNDVTPEGDTKCSFPRQNPVTYSDDMKEDHVEKSVQELRECLPSWVTQCQILDLLTGARGNVVEAVSNFYEHETEFYEQALPSTSVSCTFQESSENQPALSFKPQPINKTNLGDGVLFTQSFKLSGVGDLKKSGFSPGKRKKNIDTKAKKRARADVRQVSNDIKQHSITKFFSKKRSAISEDRKVEVDLSYCSNDQSQFPTDATELHKEDVDQFIQIVNGDESLRNYAATILGEAKGDINTALDLYYSDNIVIGIETKHKLLNSRITMEPESSSSICSVDRNYELSESHRYDIKPNIGCTDLTKDNVSTNYISLPPEQYSPVDHACWRKGQPAPYIHIARTFDLVEEEKGKLKATAMLCNMFRSLLALSPEDVVPAVYLCTNKIAPDHENTELNIGGSIVVAALEEVCGTKKSKISNLYNSLGDLGDVAQLCRRRQSLLAPPPVLTIEGVYSVLRKISTQTGSGSASRKKGLIVNLMCSSRENEIKFLVRTLVRNLRIGAMMRTVLPALAQAIVMNLSHEVTENLKDLLQRLSNAVIEAYNVLPNLDLLIPSLIEKGVEFSPTTLSMIPGTPIKPMLAKISNGAPQVLKLFHGKSFTCEFKYDGQRAQIHKLVDGSVRVFSRNGDETTSKFPDLINIVVDLSAHAAHSFIVDAEVVAVHRKNTLKLLSFQELSSRERGKKGSVIDTEKIKVEICIFVFDIMFANGKQLLDLPLRERRQFMKNLLGEPKPGYFEYATEMTVESRDADVSNEDTLIKMNGFLDNAICASCEGIMVKSLDVAAGYTPSKRSDSWLKVKRDYVEGLNDSLDLVPIGGWYGNGRKAGWYSPFLMACYNPDSEEFQSVCRVMSGFSDAFYIEKLCGN; from the exons ATGTCTGCCGCCAAATCACCAAAACCGAGTGCCATATCCTCCGCCGCTCTCCACCGCACCTCCCTCTCCGATCACTCGCTGCCACCGCAACCCCCACCCACCCAACCCCTCACCCCTCCCCCGGCATCAATCCCCCATTCCAAACTCATCCCCAAAACCCGCTTCATAGTCGATGGCTTCAAACACGCTGACTCCAACTTCTCAGTCTCCTACTTCCTCTCCCACTTTCACTCCGACCACTACACCGGCCTTACACCGCAATGGTCTCAAGGCATCATCTATTGCTCACCCACCACTGCTCGCCTCCTCCACAATATACTCAATATTCCGGAACATTTTATTTTCCCGTTGTCACTTTCTCAATCTGTGTTAATCGACGGTGCTGAAGTATTTCTGGTTGATGCAAATCACTGCCCAGGTGCTGTACAGTTTTTGTTCAAAGTCCCGGTGAGTAACCGTAAGCTTGTTGAGTTTGAGAAGTATGTTCACACAGGTGATTTCAGGTATTGTGATGAGATGAAGAATGAAGGTGTGTTGCGTGAGTTTGTTGGTGCAGATGGTGTGTTCTTGGACACCACTTATTGTAATCCGAAGTTTGTATTTCCTAGTCAGGAGGAGTCAATTGATTATATTGTTGGGGTGATAAAAAATATAGGAGTCGATAATGAGGGTGTCTCGAACGTAAAGAATGTGTTGTTCGTAGTTGCGACATATGTTATTGGTAAGGAGAAGATTTTGCTGGAGATTTCACGAAGGTGTAAGAGGAAGATTCATGTCAGTAGCAGGAAAAAGGCAGTATTGCGTGCATTGGGTTTGGGAGAAGATGGCATGTTCACTGAGAATGAATTGGAGAGTGATGTTCATGTGGTTGGATGGAATGTATTAGGTGAGACGTGGCCATATTTTAGGCCTAATTTTGTGAAGATGAAGGAGATTATGAGCGAGAAAGGGTATTCCAAGGTTGTGGGATTTGTTCCAACAGGGTGGACATATGAAATTAAGCGGAACAAGTTTGCGGTGAGGAGCAAAGATTCATTTGAGATTCATCTTGTGCCTTATAGTGAGCATTCAAACTACAATGAGTTAAGAGAGTATGTGAAGTTTTTGAAGCCTAAGCACATAATTCCCACGGTTGGTGCTGATATTGAAAAAATAGATAGCAAGAGTGCTAATTCAATGCGGAAGCATTTTGCTGGATTGGTTGATGAAATGGCTATCAAGCAAAATTTCTTAATGGGTTTTACTCGTGGTGTGAAGGGGGTAGAGCAGGTGGATGATGACAAGGATTGTCCATTTGCTTCAGAAAATTTTCtgaaggaagaagatgaagttaCATTGTCTGCTCCATGTTTTCGAAATGACGTTACACCAGAGGGCGACACAAAATGTTCATTTCCTCGTCAAAACCCTGTTACATATTCTGACGATATGAAAGAAGACCATGTTGAGAAGTCTGTGCAAGAACTTCGAGAGTGCTTACCCAGTTGGGTGACCCAGTGCCAGATTTTGGATTTACTCACTGGTGCCAGAGGAAATGTTGTTGAAGCCGTTTCTAATTTTTATGAACATGAAACCGAATTTTATGAACAGGCACTTCCTAGTACATCAGTATCGTGCACTTTCCAAGAAAGTTCAGAAAATCAACCTGCTCTGTCTTTTAAACCACAACCTATCAACAAAACGAATCTTGGTGATGGTGTTCTTTTCACTCAAAGCTTTAAATTATCGGGTGTTGGAGATTTGAAGAAGAGTGGATTCTCTCcaggaaaaagaaagaaaaatattgaTACCAAGGCAAAAAAGAGAGCTAGAGCTGATGTTAGACAGGTTTCCAATGATATAAAGCAGCATTCCATCACTAAATTCTTTAGCAAAAAAAGGTCTGCCATCTCCGAAGATCGTAAAGTTGAAGTTGATTTGAGCTATTGTAGTAATGATCAAAGTCAATTTCCTACAGATGCTACCGAGCTACACAAAGAAGATGTGGACCAGTTTATTCAGATAGTAAATGGTGACGAATCTTTAAGAAACTATGCTGCCACCATCCTCGGGGAAGCCAAAGGAGACATTAATACGGCCCTGGACTTATATTATAGTGATAATATTGTTATCGGCATCGAAACTAAACACAAGTTACTCAACAGCCGTATAACAATGGAACCTGAAAGTTCAAGCAGCATATGTTCTGTGGACAGGAATTATGAGCTATCAGAGAGCCACAGATATGACATCAAGCCTAATATTGGTTGCACTGATCTAACTAAGGACAATGTGTCTACAAATTACATATCACTTCCACCTGAACAATATTCTCCTGTTGATCACG CTTGCTGGAGGAAAGGACAGCCTGCTCCATACATTCATATAGCTCGAACTTTTGATCTAGTTGAGGAAGAAAAGGGGAAGTTGAAAGCTACAGCAATGCTATGCAACATGTTTAGAAG TTTACTGGCCCTTTCACCTGAGGATGTAGTACCTGCTGTGTATTTGTGCACAAATAAGATCGCTCCTGACCATGAAAATACG GAACTGAATATTGGTGGTAGCATTGTTGTTGCAGCCCTGGAAGAGGTTTGTGGGAccaaaaaatctaaaataagcAATCTTTATAATAGCCTTGGCGATCTAG GTGATGTGGCTCAACTTTGCCGACGGAGGCAGTCTCTCCTTGCTCCTCCGCCGGTGCTTACGATTGAAGGAGTGTATTCTGTTCTCCGAAAGATAAG TACGCAAACCGGTAGCGGCAGTGCAAGCAGGAAGAAAGGTCTAATTGTGAATCTCATGTGCTCGAGTAGAGAGAACGAGATTAAATTTCTCGTCAGAACTTTG GTTAGGAATCTAAGAATTGGAGCTATGATGAGAACCGTTCTGCCTGCTTTAGCTCAGGCTATTGTGATGAATTTGTCTCATGAAGTTACTGAAAATTTGAAGGATCTTCTTCag CGTCTCTCCAATGCAGTAATCGAGGCATATAATGTACTTCCCAACTTG GATTTACTTATCCCATCCCTGATTGAAAAAGGGGTTGAATTTTCGCCCACAACTTTATCAATGATTCCTGGCACACCAATCAAACCGATGCTTGCGAA GATTTCTAACGGAGCTCCTCAGGTGCTGAAGCTCTTCCATGGCAAATCATTCACTTGTGAATTTAA GTATGATGGCCAACGTGCTCAAATTCACAAATTAGTAGACGGTTCTGTACGTGTTTTTTCGAGGAATGGTGATGAAACCACATCAAAATTCCCTGATTTAATCAACATAGTTGTGGATTTATCTGCTCATGCAGCACATTCATTTATTGTGGATGCAGAG GTGGTTGCAGTTCATAGAAAGAACACTTTGAAGCTCTTGTCATTTCAAGAACTATCTTCCAGGGAGAGAGGGAAGAAAGGATCAGTGATTGATACTGAGAAAATAAAG GTTGAAATATGCATTTTTGTCTTTGACATCATGTTTGCAAATGGAAAGCA GTTATTGGATCTACCTTTGCGTGAAAGACGGCAAT TTATGAAAAATTTACTTGGAGAACCAAAGCCAGGTTACTTTGAGTATGCAACAGAAATGACG GTGGAATCCCGGGATGCTGATGTAAGTAATGAAGACACGTTGATAAAGATGAATGGTTTTCTTGACAATGCCATTTGCGCATCGTGTGAAGGCATCATGGTAAAATCTCTTGATGTTGCTGCTGGATACACTCCATCAAAGCGTTCTGATTCTTGGTTGAAG GTCAAGAGAGATTATGTTGAAGGACTAAATGATTCTTTGGACTTGGTTCCCATCGGTGGTTGGTATGGAAATGGAAGAAAAGCTGGATG GTACAGCCCGTTCCTGATGGCCTGTTATAATCCCGATTCTGAGGAATTTCAGAGTGTTTGCCGCGTCATGTCTGGATTTTCAGACGCTTTCTATATAGAG AAATTGTGTGGCAATTAA
- the LOC140879458 gene encoding serine/threonine-protein kinase 12-like has protein sequence MTSLTHHQEDEFDMQLIGNFLSFASRGDRVGLNEMLIRGMSPNVQDYDNRTALHLAASEGHASIVELLLAYNADVNLRDRWQRTPYADAKQYKHQDICRILEVYGGSEIIEDQPILIRYEEDAHENIDISELNLQHSSIIKQGHFGESEKVKWRGTWVVKTVISRHIYHPEKMVLSAKDNTFLRELRHPNILQFLGSIVHGEEMILITEYLPKGNLDEILTRKGRLDPASCLRYALDIARGMNYLHEHKPFPIVHNNLRLRNLLLDEGDHLKIGEYWVQMLYKQIHPNPEQCHLSDSSQILHVLADGTKRDIRDFGLIFYQMLEGKHFTNMNSDYMHLKSVEFEKKFRTLRCPGRILQMIEQCTSKDISQRPSFAVVIEILEEVILLLKKAGCHVC, from the exons ATGACGAGTCTGACGCATCATCAGGAAGATGAATTCGACATGCAACTGATCGGGAATTTCTTGAGTTTTGCTTCGAGAGGGGACAGAGTTGGATTGAACGAGATGCTGATACGAGGCATGTCTCCCAACGTGCAAGATTACGACAACAGAACTGCGCTCCATCTCGCCGCCAGTGAAGGCCACGCCTCCATTGTTGAGCTTCTTTTGGCCTACAACGCCGATGTCAATCTCCGAGATCGATGGCAAAGAACG CCATATGCAGATGCAAAGCAGTACAAGCACCAAGATATTTGCAGGATCCTCGAGGTCTACGGAGGCAGTGAAATTATCGAGGACCAACCAATA TTGATCCGATACGAAGAAGATGCACATGAGAATATTGACATCTCTGAACTGAATTTGCAGCATTCGTCCATAATCAAGCAG GGTCATTTTGGTGAGTCAGAAAAGGTCAAGTGGCGCGGAACTTGGGTGGTTAAAACGGTTATCTCTAGACACATTTACCATCCGGAGAAAAT GGTATTGTCTGCCAAGGATAATACTTTTCTTAGGGAACTTCGGCATCCGAATATTTTGCAGTTTCTTGGATCAATAGTGCACGGCGAAGAGATGATTTTGATCACCGAATACTTACCGAAG GGAAACTTGGATGAGATTTTGACTCGAAAGGGTCGCCTAGACCCCGCGTCTTGCCTTCGTTACGCACTCGATATTGCTAG GGGGATGAATTATCTTCATGAGCACAAGCCTTTTCCCATTGTTCATAATAATTTGCGTCTCAG GAACTTGCTGCTTGATGAAGGTGACCACTTGAAGATCGGAGAGTATTGGGTGCAAATGTTGTACAAGCAAATACATCCTAATCCAGAGCAAT GCCATTTAAGTGACAGTTCTCAGATCCTTCACGTGTTGGCCGACGGTACCAAGAGAGACATTCGTGACTTCGGTCTTATTTTCTATCAG ATGCTGGAAGGCAAGCATTTCACCAACATGAACTCTGACTATATGCATCTCAAGTCCGTCGAGTTTGAGAAGAAGTTTCGTACACTTCGATGTCCTGGCAGGATCCTTCA GATGATAGAGCAGTGTACAAGCAAAGACATTTCCCAGAGGCCTTCATTTGCTGTTGTCATAGAAATTCTGGAGGAAGTCATTTTGTTGCTTAAGAAAGCAGGCTGCCATGTTTGCTGA
- the LOC140885081 gene encoding uncharacterized protein yields MGNYTSCTLPGPVAKSSTRGTKVILPSGELRRIHEPTKAAELMVETPNYFLVNAESLRVGRRFAALNADEDLEMGNKYVFFPMKRLNSAATAADMDRLSAATSPAAKRVGVRILPECGDAAGKQTVESVERVSALDLDDFEQFSALEMKHRLSVCCRSKKPLLETIVEEPAGFRR; encoded by the coding sequence ATGGGAAATTACACTTCTTGCACCCTACCAGGCCCAGTGGCCAAGAGCTCGACCAGGGGCACAAAGGTCATTCTCCCCTCCGGCGAGCTCCGGCGAATACACGAGCCCACAAAGGCCGCCGAGCTAATGGTGGAGACGCCGAATTACTTCCTGGTGAACGCCGAGTCTCTGCGGGTCGGGAGACGCTTTGCGGCCCTGAACGCCGATGAAGACCTCGAAATGGGGAACAAATACGTCTTCTTCCCGATGAAACGTCTGAACTCGGCGGCGACGGCGGCCGACATGGACAGGCTTTCGGCGGCGACGAGTCCCGCCGCGAAAAGGGTCGGCGTGAGAATCCTGCCGGAATGCGGCGATGCCGCCGGGAAGCAGACGGTGGAGAGTGTCGAAAGAGTTTCTGCGCTGGATTTGGATGATTTCGAACAATTTTCGGCGCTGGAAATGAAGCACCGATTGTCGGTTTGCTGCCGGTCGAAGAAGCCTTTGCTGGAGACTATTGTGGAAGAACCGGCCGGTTTTAGACGATGA